The DNA sequence TAGTTCTTTTCAATAGGCAACCCTCGCTTCACAGGATGTCTATGATGGCACATACTGTAAGGATACTACCGGGGCAGACGTTCAGGTTCAATCTTGCAGTTTGTACGCCATACAACGCAGATTTTGATGGAGACGAGATGAATCTTCACATTGTGCAGAAAGAGGAAGCCAGGGCAGAAGCCAGGATAATAATGAAAGTTCAGGAACAGATAATGTCACCCAGATTCGGCGGCCCGATAATCGGAGGCATACACGATCACATCACGTCCCTGTTTCTGCTCACTCATGAAAATCCGCTTTTCACTGAAGAACAGATGATACACATAATGAGTTATGTTAACCCAGAGAAAACACCTGAACATGTGATGAAGAACGGCAAAAAATTTTATCATGGGAGGGACATTTTTTCCGCGGTACTTCCGGACGGACTGAATCTAAGATTCATCAGCAAGCTCTGTGCATCCTCAAAGGCTAAATGCGAGTACGAATCCGATCCCGAGGACAAAGAGGTAGTAATCATAAATGGCAGGATGTTACACGGTACAATAGATGAAACCGCCATAGGGCCATTTTCTGGAATAATCATAGACAAAATTTTCAGGAAGTACGGACCAACAGAGACTGCAAAATTCATCGACAGAATGACAAGGCTGGCCGTCGGATTCATAAGCCAAAGAGGGTTTTCAACCGGAATAAAAGACTATGATATTCCTGAGAACGCAGTGTCGAGAATCAAGGAAATCTCAGATGAAGCAACTGTAAGGATAAACAAGCTCATAGAAACATACAGGGAAGGCATGCTTCAGCCTGCTCCGGGCAGATCGGTCGAGGAAACTCTCGAGATTGAAATACTCTCGGTCACGGGTGGGGCAAGAGATGAATCTGGTAAGGTGGCAAGCGCGTACCTAGGTCTGACGAATCCATCGGTCATAATGGCAAGATCCGGAGCGAGGGCAAAAATGCTGAACATATCAGAGGTCGCAGGAATGGTCGGGCAGCAGTCAGTTAGAGGCGGAAGGCTCAATAGGGGATACTATGGAAGGACGCTTCCGCATTTCAAGGTTGACGACATCGGCGGGAAGGCAAGGGGGTTCGTTAAATCGTCCTATAAATCCGGTCTTGATCCTCTGGAATATTTCCTCCACAGTATTGGTGGAAGAGAGGGTCTGGTCGATACTGCTGTGAGAACGTCCAGGAGCGGATACATGCAGAGAAGGCTGATCAATGCTTTTGAAGACCTCAAGGTAGATGAGACAAGAAGGGTGGAGGATACAATTGGAACAGTCATACAGTTCAAGTATGGCGAAGACGGAGTGGACCCCACAAGGAGCGAAAGGGGAGAAACGGTTGATCTGGATTACCTGATTTTCGACGCCGAACAGGAGGTGCAGTAATGTCTGCAGTTCTATGGAAAGACACGAAGAAGAACATGAGGGATCTGATCAAGCACACTCCTGCTTTCTACGCAGTTGAGGCTGAATTCGGTGAGGCTCCAAAGGAAGCCTATGTAACCACAGACCAGAAGTATTTCACCTATTACCTGAAGATATCTGCTGTTGAAGAATACAAGGATCAGGAAAGCATCTTCCTGAAACGTAAAACCGGCCTGAAGAGCGTATTGAAGGTGGAGTCGGCCAGAGAAGTTGATCCAATATCCCTTGGAGAATTCAAGGCAGGATCCAAGAAAATCAAGGAATTCCAGGATTTCATGGTAGCCGCAAGGGTCCAGGCCAAGATGGAGGAAAAATCTGCTTACGCTGAGGCACTTGCACCAGAGGTCAAGAGAGTGATCGAGGATGCAAAGGAAATAGGATACGAAGTGCCGGTATCCGTAGCCACCGAACTCGCATCAAAGCGTGATAGCATCAAGAAATCGGTTTATGAAAAAGTGCTTGGCGAGATTAACAGGGATATCCAGGTAAAGTCGATTGATCCATACGAGGCGGTGGGAATAATAGCAGCGCAGAGCATTGGTGAACCTGGAACACAGATGACAATGAGGACTTTCCACTTTGCAGGTGTGAGGGAGATGAACGTCACCCTGGGTCTTCCAAGGCTCATAGAGATTGTTGACGCAAGAAGGATTCCAAGTACACCTTCTATGACGGTATACCTTAACAAGGACATAGAGGAAGACGAGGAGGCAGTTCTAAAAGTGGTTAAGGAACTCGAGAATACCACTGTTATAGATGTAGCAGATATCGTAACTGACGTAGCAGAGATGTTGCTCACTATAAAACCGGACCAGGCACGGATGAAGGAGCGGCTGGTCGTGGTATCTGACCTGACACAGGCCCTGGAAAAGATGAAGGGAATCACGGTGTTCAGTGGAGAATCAGAGGAGAACATAACCGTGAAACCCCAGCAGGAATCCTTCAAGAAACTTTACCAGGTGCAGGAACAACTCAAGGAACTTACAATAAAAGGAATTACGGGTATAAACAGGGCAATAGCAAGGAAGCAGAACGATGGAAAGTGGATCATATACACGCAGGGATCCAACCTCAAGGATGTACTGCAACTTGATGAAATTGATTCCACGCGCACGTATACTAACGATATAATAGAAATCGCCAATGTACTGGGAATAGAGGCAGGCAGGAATGCTATTTTCAGGGAATCAGCTAATACACTTGCTGAGCAGGGGCTTATTGTTGACCAGAGGCATCTGATGCTTGTTTCAGACATGATGACCTTTTCAGGCACAGTAAGGGCAGTTGGAAGGCAGGGCATATCAGGTAGGAAAAGCAGCGTCCTTGCAAGGGCAGCGTTCGAGATTACAACGAAGCACCTCCTCAGGGCAGGGCTTCTCGGAGAGATAGATCCACTGACAGGAGTGGCTGAGAACATAATTGTTGGTCAGCCGATAACACTCGGAACGGGTGCAATTAACCTGATTTACAAAGGGAATAATAAATGATTTTACCTGTATTTTTTATCGGGGGCCTGTAAGTAATGAAAGAGATCACTATAGATAACAAGATGATGGGCTATATAGCAATTTTCGAACGACTGAGCCATGTGGAACTCAAGGAGTGTCTGGAAAATGATGACATGGTGCTTTTCATAGTCGGTGAAAAACGCCTCGCAGACATTTTCAACCATAACAAGAATATAGTTTCCGAGCTGAAGGAGAAAGTAAACAAACACATCCTGCTTGCAGAAACCTCAAGGGATCTGCTCATGTTTGTGAAGAACCTCTTTTACAGGTATGGGGTCAAGGAAATAGACATAACATGGAAGGAAAACATGACAGACATCCTCGTAGCTGTAGAGACGACTGAGATAGGAAAAGCAATAGGCAAAGAAGGCAGAAACATTAAGTTGCTGAAGGAAGCGGTCGGAAGGTTCTTTCCAATACATTCCCTGAATATAAAGCAATAAGCCAGGACTCCGTAACTCTCTATACGGGGCTCACATCTATTTTTCAATCTCAATTATTTTTCTTCTTTTGCTTGCTCCGCTTATTATCCTTACGTTTGCGCTGTTTACTCCGTACTTCCTTGCAAGCTGCCTGATTATGTCAACATTAGCGCGGTTGTTTTCCATGGGTTCGGAAGTAAAAACCTCTATACCTTCTGCGACCTCTTTTATTTCCCCTTTTCCGTGCCGAACTCTGACATTAATCCGCATGTTTCAACTTAATGCTGTATACAGAACAGCAATTTATGGCTTATGGGAATGAGGGAAGCGCTCTATTCTCACGGATTTCCGGTAATTTGGTAAACAATTATAATGCTCCAGCGTTACACTTCCATGGAACGCGGCTCCGTAACTGCTGAGGATTATCTCAAGATAATAGATGAACTCACGAATTACAGGGGATACGCAACTCTTAACGATATTTCAAAATTTTTCTCCGTTACCAGGCAGAGCGTGTATGACGAAATGAATATCCTCATTGAGAGAGGCCTGGTAGAGAAGACGAACAAGGGTGAATATGTCCTGTCCGATAAGGGAAAACATGAAGCCAATATATTCCTGAGGAAACACAGAATAGCTGAGATTCTTCTGGAAAAAGCACTGAGGATGAGATGGGATCTCCTGGATAACGAAGCCATGGGAATCGAGCACGGTATTACGGAAACCATATCCGACCTTGTCTGCGATATTTATGGTTGCGAAAAATGTCCTCATGGTAACCCGGTTCCTGACAGGTATGGGAACGTGAAGGAACCGGAAGACTATTTCCTGCGTGAAATAGCTGGAAATACACAGGTGCGCGTGTCCAGAGTCATCTTCGAAAGTGATGAGGTGCTCCGTTACCTGCAGTCAAGCTCAATATCGCCAGGAACAACGCTGACTGTCGCTGAGGACGGAACAGTCTATTTTTTCCAGGGTGACAGAAGAGAAGCTATACCTGGAGACATAGCGTCGGCAATGAAATATTTCAGGGTGAAATGAGTTATCAATACCATCCGGCGATTTGCACAGCATCAGGCTATGATTTTAAATAGAGATTAGCAATGTAAGGACATCCTTACGTGATATGATGATCCACTTGCTATGCATGACAGAGCTTTTTGCTTTAAAACCACGCAAGAACGTTTTGCCGGGGTGTTTGCCTGTTTTCTCTGCGTAGCATCAAACATTACCTGAAGTTCTTTGGCCCTGCCTGGCTGGTCATGATAGCAGACATGGATGCGAGCAGCACAATAGGTGCAGCAGAAACCGGTGCACTGTTCAGGTATGGCCTCATCTGGTTCATGATCCTTCTGATCATACCTCTCTTCCTGATACAGGAAGTCTCAGGCAGGATCGGAACTGTGACTGAGAAGGGCCTTGGGGAGGTTATCCGTGAAAATTACAGCAGGAGGACCACCCTGATCATGACAGTTCCCATGGTTGTCACAGACATGGTGACCTATGCAGTTGAGTATATCGGTATTGCAATCGGGCTGGAGCTTCTTGGTATCCCACCTCTGCTTGCCCTTCCAGTTGTGTACATTATCCACATATTAGTTGTGACAAAGAGAAAGTACGGGACAACAGAGATAATTCTTATTGCAATTTCACTGGTTCTGATCGTATCATTTGTTGCTACGCTGTTCATCAGGGGAATAGTTGCATATAACCCCTTCTACATAGCTGCAACGCCAGATTATCTCTTTATCCTGGCTGTTAACGTAGGGGCGGTCGTAATGCCCTTCATGTTGTTTTTCCAGACCTCAGCAACTGCAGAGAAAGTAAGTGCCGTCCGGAAGAAAGAAGAAAATCTATTGACACGGACTGACGGAAATAGTACGGGCCAGGGCTCTTTCACAAGAACCGCGCTGAGGTCCATGCGCATTGAAACCTTCGCAGGCGCGGTTGTGAGTGAGCTGCTGATGGTTGTCGTTGAGATGACAATGAGCGGGGTCAGTACAGGGGTCAATTTTGCATCAGCCCGTCAGCTCTCCACTGCCCTGTCCGTTGTGGCGAACAGCTATTCACCATATCTTTTTGGGATAGGGCTGATAGGCGCCGCTTTTCTCGCGCTTGTGGTAATATCTATGGGCAGTGCATGGGGGTTGGTTGAGGCGCTTGGATTCAAGCGAACCCGCGCCAACTCTGTCTATATTCTTGAGAGTTTCCCTGCGTTGATAACTGCAATTGTAATACCCCAGACAATGCTGATAAACGCGGTTCTGTACCTTCTGGTATTGTTCGTGTTTATCCTTCTTGGTCCAGTAATAATGATGGGGATGATATCAAAGGATAAGCGGGTGATGAGGGAATTTGCAACCGGAAAGAAAAGGGAAATTACTTACTGGGCAAGTGTTGCATTTGTCGTTTTATTTGGTATACTCGCTATAGCCTGAGTCAGATACAGGCACAGATTAGGGTTTCTGGCAATTATTAACGTGAAAGTGGTTTGGTCAGGCAGGGCTGGAAACTGGTTTTGAACAGTCAGGTTGAAACCCGCCAGTTTTAGTGTGCGTTTCAATTATATTACTCTGGCCTTTAATGTACATTCAATCTGGAACATGTTTATATTCAGCCTACCAATGCATGGAAGCTAACAATGGGTTACAACAGTCAGGCCAATGAGAACGATCAACAGGTGCGTGTCATCCTCCCGAATAAGAGGAAGGGTGAAATGTTCGGGCTAGTTGAAAAACTGTCCGGCGCCTCAAGGCTGACTGTAATGTGCGAGGACGGATTCACAAGGAATTCCAGGATTCCCGGCAAGATGAAAAAGAGGATGTGGATACGGGAGCACGATCTTGTCATAGTAAAACCCTGGGAGTTTCAGAATGAGCGAGCAGACGTAGTGTACAGATACACACAGACACAGGCTAGCTACCTTAGCAGGAACAACCTCTTGCCTGAAGTCATAAATATTTTCAAGTGAGCATGACGGAAGAAAGGTCGGCACTGAAGCAGCTCATAGATTCGGGGGAGTTTCTTAACAGCTTCAATCTTGACAGGAAGACCTCTGGACTCGTATTCGATAAGCGCACGCTGATGTCAATTTACGAACTCAGCAGCAGGGAGGGAATTGATTACATAGATTTTCCCATATCCAGCGGCAAGGAATCGGTTGTATTCAAGGCTTACATGAAGAAGAAACCCGTTGTCCTGAAGGTTTACAAGATGTCTACCCTTAAATTTTCAAATATAGGGATATATATTGAAGGGGATTACAGGTTCTCCAAGGAAAGAATTAACAGGTCCAACCTGGTATTCATATGGGCTAAGAAGGAATACACCAATCTGGAGGCCACAAGAGGAGCTGGAATTGCATGCCCGAAACCAATTGCTTATCACAAGAACCTGCTTTTGATGTCATACGTTGGCACAAAAGTTTCACCTGCCCCTTCACTGAGGGATGCTG is a window from the Thermoplasmatales archaeon genome containing:
- the rpoA1_1 gene encoding DNA-directed RNA polymerase subunit A' is translated as MTGGISKRIYRIQFALLSPEEIRKMSQVKVITADTYDDDGYPIERGLMDLHLGVIEPGLKCATCGGKVDECPGHFGHIELAMPVVHVGFIKEIKTFLDATCKACGRIKLTDDEIASYRKKFDTMNLSSSDPEIIGLMSKKVTDESSQRMVCPHCGVQQVKVILDKPTTFREEGIKVTPKEIRERLERIPDDDLIFFGLNKEVARPEWMVLTVLLVPPINVRPSITLETGERSEDDLTHKLVDIIRISQRLRESRDNGSPQLIIEDLWDLLQFHVTTYFDNQTAGIPPARHRSGRALKTLVQRLKGKEGRFRSNLSGKRVNFSARTVISPEPFLSINEVGVPEKAARELTVPLTVNVFNLESARDFVKNGPTPRDEFGKYLPGVNYIIRPDGRRIRISVQNAEESSKRVEVGWIVERQLMEGDIVLFNRQPSLHRMSMMAHTVRILPGQTFRFNLAVCTPYNADFDGDEMNLHIVQKEEARAEARIIMKVQEQIMSPRFGGPIIGGIHDHITSLFLLTHENPLFTEEQMIHIMSYVNPEKTPEHVMKNGKKFYHGRDIFSAVLPDGLNLRFISKLCASSKAKCEYESDPEDKEVVIINGRMLHGTIDETAIGPFSGIIIDKIFRKYGPTETAKFIDRMTRLAVGFISQRGFSTGIKDYDIPENAVSRIKEISDEATVRINKLIETYREGMLQPAPGRSVEETLEIEILSVTGGARDESGKVASAYLGLTNPSVIMARSGARAKMLNISEVAGMVGQQSVRGGRLNRGYYGRTLPHFKVDDIGGKARGFVKSSYKSGLDPLEYFLHSIGGREGLVDTAVRTSRSGYMQRRLINAFEDLKVDETRRVEDTIGTVIQFKYGEDGVDPTRSERGETVDLDYLIFDAEQEVQ
- the rpoA2_1 gene encoding DNA-directed RNA polymerase subunit A'', which produces MSAVLWKDTKKNMRDLIKHTPAFYAVEAEFGEAPKEAYVTTDQKYFTYYLKISAVEEYKDQESIFLKRKTGLKSVLKVESAREVDPISLGEFKAGSKKIKEFQDFMVAARVQAKMEEKSAYAEALAPEVKRVIEDAKEIGYEVPVSVATELASKRDSIKKSVYEKVLGEINRDIQVKSIDPYEAVGIIAAQSIGEPGTQMTMRTFHFAGVREMNVTLGLPRLIEIVDARRIPSTPSMTVYLNKDIEEDEEAVLKVVKELENTTVIDVADIVTDVAEMLLTIKPDQARMKERLVVVSDLTQALEKMKGITVFSGESEENITVKPQQESFKKLYQVQEQLKELTIKGITGINRAIARKQNDGKWIIYTQGSNLKDVLQLDEIDSTRTYTNDIIEIANVLGIEAGRNAIFRESANTLAEQGLIVDQRHLMLVSDMMTFSGTVRAVGRQGISGRKSSVLARAAFEITTKHLLRAGLLGEIDPLTGVAENIIVGQPITLGTGAINLIYKGNNK
- a CDS encoding transcription elongation factor NusA-like protein, whose translation is MKEITIDNKMMGYIAIFERLSHVELKECLENDDMVLFIVGEKRLADIFNHNKNIVSELKEKVNKHILLAETSRDLLMFVKNLFYRYGVKEIDITWKENMTDILVAVETTEIGKAIGKEGRNIKLLKEAVGRFFPIHSLNIKQ
- a CDS encoding manganese transport regulator MntR; translation: MERGSVTAEDYLKIIDELTNYRGYATLNDISKFFSVTRQSVYDEMNILIERGLVEKTNKGEYVLSDKGKHEANIFLRKHRIAEILLEKALRMRWDLLDNEAMGIEHGITETISDLVCDIYGCEKCPHGNPVPDRYGNVKEPEDYFLREIAGNTQVRVSRVIFESDEVLRYLQSSSISPGTTLTVAEDGTVYFFQGDRREAIPGDIASAMKYFRVK
- a CDS encoding manganese transport protein MntH, translated to MIADMDASSTIGAAETGALFRYGLIWFMILLIIPLFLIQEVSGRIGTVTEKGLGEVIRENYSRRTTLIMTVPMVVTDMVTYAVEYIGIAIGLELLGIPPLLALPVVYIIHILVVTKRKYGTTEIILIAISLVLIVSFVATLFIRGIVAYNPFYIAATPDYLFILAVNVGAVVMPFMLFFQTSATAEKVSAVRKKEENLLTRTDGNSTGQGSFTRTALRSMRIETFAGAVVSELLMVVVEMTMSGVSTGVNFASARQLSTALSVVANSYSPYLFGIGLIGAAFLALVVISMGSAWGLVEALGFKRTRANSVYILESFPALITAIVIPQTMLINAVLYLLVLFVFILLGPVIMMGMISKDKRVMREFATGKKREITYWASVAFVVLFGILAIA
- the eIF1A_1 gene encoding Translation initiation factor 1A, with product MGYNSQANENDQQVRVILPNKRKGEMFGLVEKLSGASRLTVMCEDGFTRNSRIPGKMKKRMWIREHDLVIVKPWEFQNERADVVYRYTQTQASYLSRNNLLPEVINIFK
- the rio1 gene encoding RIO-type serine/threonine-protein kinase Rio1, producing the protein MTEERSALKQLIDSGEFLNSFNLDRKTSGLVFDKRTLMSIYELSSREGIDYIDFPISSGKESVVFKAYMKKKPVVLKVYKMSTLKFSNIGIYIEGDYRFSKERINRSNLVFIWAKKEYTNLEATRGAGIACPKPIAYHKNLLLMSYVGTKVSPAPSLRDAVFDPDTVYDKVKVYMRKLYRDAGIVHADLSEYNILYYRKKPYLIDFGQSVSVKHPSADLFLERDVKNITHYFIKLGVQCTPEDLLRYIRSDN